In Ipomoea triloba cultivar NCNSP0323 chromosome 7, ASM357664v1, a single genomic region encodes these proteins:
- the LOC116024962 gene encoding IQ domain-containing protein IQM2: MGLLFSCPFAAYNDIENGLQSVIVKSINFGGDEQKTVLRSVSFKGQNSEPTILQSDGSGKMLVEKTVSFNARDGLMISNVCVKPRLEDEFKSVAIGVEKNTEMGTPKSPVVYTSNPKHEAAIKLQKVYKSFRTRRKLADCAVLIEQSWWKLLDFAELKHSSISFFDLEKHESAISRWSRARTRAAKVGKGLSKNGKAQKLALQHWLEAIDPRHRYGHNLHFYYVQWLHSQSNEPFFYWLDIGEGKEVNLVDKCPRWKLQQQCIKYLGPMERKAYEVVVEDGKFLYKQTGELLDTGDLKGAKWIFVLSTSRTMYVGKKKKGSFQHSSFLAGGATLAAGRIVVEDGTLKAVWPHSGHYRPTPENFQDFISFLKENNVDLTDVKLDCTDEEESIVMKSGGHSRKISSGDDLPENGCLETEEIDVEDSTLVQNEAKEKESAAAVELPKSSVPPGFSHKLTNLEIPSKDDFLEKLKSESLTRPNSNALLESPLDGYESTEEVFPFEQDHGELNVFVGEESKEETIPEESILQRINSHKEAKSYQLGNQLSCKWSTGAGPRIGCVRDYPSQLQSHALEEVSLSPRSAHRLRREFPSRASTPTSLNREMQLPCSLSPLETRNRPQKLQCLSRRHSSPLRKEALVTQSAS, from the exons ATGGGGTTATTGTTTTCGTGTCCATTCGCCGCTTACAATGACATAGAGAATGGCCTCCAATCTGTCATTGTAAAGTCCATAAACTTTGGAGGAGATGAGCAGAAGACTGTATTGCGATCTGTTAGCTTTAAAGGCCAAAACTCGGAGCCAACAATATTGCAATCGGATGGCTCTGGCAAGATGTTGGTAGAGAAGACGGTTAGCTTTAACGCTAGAGATGGCTTGATGATAAGCAATGTGTGTGTTAAACCTCGATTGGAGGATGAATTCAAGTCTGTGGCAATTGGGGTGGAGAAGAACACTGAGATGGGGACTCCAAAATCGCCCGTTGTGTATACGAGCAACCCCAAGCACGAGGCTGCAATAAAGTTGCAGAAAGTGTACAAGAGCTTTCGAACGAGGAGAAAGCTAGCGGATTGTGCAGTGCTGATCGAGCAGAGCTGGTGGAAGCTATTGGACTTTGCAGAGCTCAAGCATAGCTCGATTTCGTTTTTTGATCTCGAGAAACATGAGTCTGCCATTTCTCGTTGGTCACGAGCAAGAACTAGAGCTGCCAAG GTGGGTAAAGGCTTATCGAAAAATGGCAAAGCCCAGAAACTCGCGTTACAACATTGGCTCGAAGCT ATTGACCCGAGACATCGTTATGGACACAACCTCCATTTCTATTATGTCCAGTGGTTGCATTCTCAGAGCAACGAGCCCTTCTTCTACTG GTTAGATATAGGCGAGGGGAAGGAAGTTAATCTCGTTGATAAATGCCCGCGGTGGAAGCTTCAGCAACAGTGCATTAAGTACCTCGGGCCG ATGGAGCGAAAGGCGTATGAAGTTGTAGTGGAAGACGGGAAGTTCTTGTACAAGCAAACGGGAGAGCTTCTCGACACGGGTGATTTAAAAGGCGCGAAGTGGATCTTTGTCCTCAGTACCTCAAGAACCATGTACGtggggaagaaaaagaaaggctCGTTTCAGCACTCGAGCTTCTTGGCTGGAGGAGCTACACTGGCTGCTGGGAGGATAGTTGTCGAAGATGGAACATTGAAG GCTGTTTGGCCACATAGCGGGCATTATCGTCCCACACCAGAAAATTTCCAAGACTTCATCTCGTTCCTCAAGGAAAACAATGTCGATCTCACTGATGTTAAG CTCGACTGTACTGATGAGGAAGAATCCATTGTCATGAAGAGTGGAGGACACTCGAGAAAAATCTCCTCCGGAGATGATCTTCCCGAAAACGGTTGTTTAGAAACCGAAGAGATTGATGTTGAAGACTCGACTTTAGTGCAAAACGAGgcgaaagaaaaagaaagtgcTGCTGCAGTAGAGTTGCCTAAATCAAGTGTGCCACCCGGTTTTAGTCACAAATTGACGAATCTTGAAATTCCCAGCAAGGACGATTTCTTGGAGAAGCTAAAGAGTGAAAGTCTCACTAGGCCTAATTCAAACGCCTTATTGGAATCGCCCTTGGATGGATACGAATCAACAGAAGAAGTGTTTCCTTTCGAGCAAGACCACGGGGAGCTAAACGTCTTCGTTGGTGAAGAAAGCAAGGAAGAAACAATCCCGGAAGAGTCAATTCTGCAAAGGATTAACTCACACAAAGAAGCAAAATCGTATCAGCTAGGAAACCAACTCTCGTGCAAATGGAGCACCGGGGCAGGACCGAGAATAGGTTGCGTGAGGGACTACCCCTCACAGCTGCAATCCCACGCTCTCGAGGAAGTTAGCTTGTCTCCTAGAAGCGCTCACCGCTTAAGGCGGGAATTCCCTTCAAGGGCATCTACTCCTACGAGTTTAAACCGAGAAATGCAGCTGCCTTGTAGCCTATCTCCTCTCGAGACGAGGAATCGGCCTCAGAAATTGCAATGCCTCTCCAGAAGGCATTCCTCCCCATTGCGTAAAGAGGCGCTAGTAACTCAAAGCGCTTCGTGA
- the LOC116024920 gene encoding importin-5-like: MDAGSAQLQQAQLAAIMGPDPGPFETLISHLMSSANEQRSQAESIFNLIKQNDPNSLVLKLAHVLSSSVHVEARAMAAILLRKLLTRDDSYIWPRLSASTQSGIKSMLLTCIQKEEVKTIIKKLCDTISELASSILPENQWPEILPFMFQCVTSDSPKLQESAFLIFAQLAQYIGETLVPYIKDLHSVFLQTLNNSPSSDVRIAALSAVINFIQCLTSSTDRDRFQDLLPSMMRTLTEALNSSQEATAQEALELLIELAGTEPRFLRRQLVDVVGAMLQIAEADTLEEGTRHLAIEFVITLAEARERAPGMMRKLPQFISRLFAILLKMLLDIDDEPAWHSAEAEDEDAGETSNYSVGQECLDRLSIALGGNTIVPVASEQLPAYLAAPEWQKHHAALIALAQIAEGCSKVMIKNLEQIVTMVLSSFQDPHPRVRWAAINAIGQLSTDLGPDLQVQYHNRVLPSLAASMDDFQNPRVQAHAASAVLNFSENCTPEILTPYLDGIVSKLLVLLQNGKQMVQEGALTALASVADSSQEHFQKYYDAVMPYLKTILVNATDKANRMLRAKAMECISLVGMAVGKEKFRDDAKQVMEVLMSLQGSQLDSDDPTTSYMLQAWARLCKCLGQDFLPYMSVVMPPLLQSAQLKPDVTITSADSDNEIDDSDDDSMETITLGDKRIGIKTSVLEEKATACNMLCCYADELKEGFYPWIDQVAPTLVPLLKFYFHEEVRKAAVSAMPQLLHSAKLAVEKGLAQGRNEAYVKQLSDYVVPALVEALHKEPDTEICANMLDSLNECLQISGPLLDEAQVRSIVDEIKQVITASSSRKRERAEREKAEDFDAEESELLKEENEQEEEVFDQVGEILGTLIKTFKAAFLPFFDELSSYIMPMWGKDKTAEERRIAICIFDDVAEQCREAALKYYDTYLPFLLEACNDQSPDVRQAAVYGLGVCAEFGGSVFKPLVGESLSRLNAVIKHPNALQPENVMAYDNAVSALGKICQFHRESIDSAQVVPAWLHCLPIKGDLIEAKVVHDQLCSMVERSDRELLGPNNQYLPKIVSVFAEVLCAGKDLATEQTAGRMVNLLRQLQQTLPPATLASTWSSLQPQQQMALQSILSS; this comes from the exons ATGGATGCCGGGTCGGCTCAGTTACAGCAAGCTCAACTCGCCGCAATCATGGGGCCGGACCCGGGGCCGTTCGAAACCCTAATCTCTCACCTCATGTCCTCCGCCAACGAGCAGAGATCCCAGGCCGAGTCTATCTTCAACCTCATCAAGCAGAACGATCCGAACTCGCTCGTGCTTAAGCTCGCCCATGTTCTCAGCTCCTCCGTGCACGTTGAAGCCCGCGCCATGGCGGCTATACTCCTCCGGAAGCTCCTCACCAGGGACGATTCCTACATCTGGCCGCGGCTATCCGCGTCGACTCAGTCCGGCATCAAATCCATGCTTCTAACCTGCATCCAGAAGGAGGAGGTTAAAACTATAATTAAGAAGCTCTGCGATACTATATCGGAGCTTGCCTCCTCGATTCTCCCTGAGAATCAGTGGCCTGAAATTCTACCGTTTATGTTCCAATGCGTAACCTCCGATTCGCCGAAGCTACAGGAGTCCGCGTTCCTGATTTTCGCTCAATTGGCACAGTACATAGGCGAGACTCTGGTCCCTTACATAAAGGATTTGCACTCGGTGTTTTTGCAGACACTGAATAATTCCCCCAGTTCGGATGTTAGGATCGCAGCTTTGAGTGCTGTCATCAATTTCATTCAGTGTTTAACGAGCTCCACTGATAGGGACCGGTTTCAGGATCTGTTGCCATCTATGATGAGGACGTTGACTGAGGCGCTGAATAGCAGCCAGGAGGCCACAGCACAGGAAGCTTTAGAATTGCTGATTGAATTGGCAGGGACTGAACCAAGGTTCTTGAGGAGGCAGCTGGTGGATGTTGTGGGCGCAATGCTTCAGATAGCTGAGGCTGATACTTTGGAGGAAGGGACTCGGCATCTGGCTATTGAGTTCGTAATTACTCTGGCAGAAGCAAGGGAGAGGGCCCCTGGGATGATGAGGAAGTTGCCTCAGTTCATTAGCAGACTGTTTGCAATTTTATTGAAGATGCTGCTAGATATTGATGATGAGCCTGCCTGGCATTCCGCAGAGGCTGAAGATGAGGATGCTGGTGAAACCAGTAATTACAGTGTTGGGCAGGAGTGTCTAGACCGTTTGTCCATAGCTCTAGGTGGGAATACCATTGTTCCTGTGGCCTCAGAGCAACTTCCTGCCTACTTGGCTGCCCCAGAGTGGCAGAAGCACCATGCAGCCCTCATTGCACTTGCCCAGATTGCTGAAGGCTGCTCAAAG GTGATGATTAAGAATTTGGAGCAAATAGTGACCATGGTTCTGAGTTCATTTCAAGATCCTCACCCACGAGTTAGATGGGCTGCTATCAATGCAATTGGTCAATTGTCTACTGACTTGGGTCCAGATTTGCAAGTTCAGTACCATAACCGAGTGTTGCCCTCACTAGCTGCATCTATGGATGACTTTCAGAATCCACGAGTACAG GCACATGCTGCATCAGCTGTCCTTAACTTCAGTGAGAACTGCACTCCTGAAATTTTGACACCTTACTTGGATGGAATTGTCAGCAAACTGCTTGTACTTCTGCAG AATGGCAAACAAATGGTGCAAGAAGGAGCGTTAACTGCATTGGCTTCTGTTGCTGATTCATCCCAG GAGCACTTCCAAAAATATTATGATGCTGTAATGCCCTACTTGAAAACCATCCTTGTTAATGCAACTGACAAAGCCAATCGCATGCTTCGGGCCAAAGCCATGGAATGCATCAGCTTGGTTGGGATGGCTGTTGGAAAAGAGAAATTCAGGGATGATGCTAAGCAG GTCATGGAAGTGCTTATGTCATTACAAGGATCACAATTGGATAGCGACGACCCTACTACTAGCTACATGCTCCAA GCATGGGCGAGGCTCTGCAAGTGCCTGGGACAAGATTTCCTTCCTTATATGAGTGTAGTCATGCCTCCTCTGCTTCAGTCTGCTCAACTTAAACCTGATGTGACTATAACCTCAGCTGATTCAGACAATGAAATTGATGATTCAGATGATGACAG CATGGAGACAATCACTCTTGGGGATAAGAGAATAGGGATAAAAACAAGTGTTCTTGAGGAAAAAGCTACCGCCTGTAATATGCTATGTTGTTACGCTGATGAGTTGAAGGAAGGCTTTTACCCATGGATTGATCAG GTTGCTCCAACTTTAGTTCCACTTCTGAAATTCTACTTCCACGAGGAAGTTAGGAAAGCTGCCGTTTCAG CCATGCCACAGTTGTTACATTCTGCGAAGTTAGCAGTTGAGAAAGGGCTTGCTCAAGGCCGTAATGAGGCTTATGTCAAGCAGTTGTCAGACTATGTAGTACCAGCTCTTGTTGAAGCTTTGCATAAG GAACCTGATACAGAAATATGTGCAAACATGTTGGACTCGTTGAATGAATGCTTGCAG ATCTCTGGACCTCTCCTGGATGAAGCTCAGGTCCGAAGCATTGTGGATGAAATTAAGCAGGTTATAACTGCCAGTTCAAGTAGAAAAAGAGAGCGGgcagagagagagaaagctgAAGATTTTGATGCAGAGGAGAGTGAATTGCTTAAAGAGGAAAATgagcaagaagaagaagtttTTGACCAA GTTGGTGAAATCTTGGGTACATTGATCAAGACATTCAAGGCTGCTTTCTTGCCATTCTTTGATGAACTGTCATCTTATATAATGCCTATGTGG GGCAAAGATAAAACTGCTGAAGAGAGACGCATAGCAATTTGCATCTTTGATGATGTTGCAGAGCAGTGTCGTGAAGCAGCTTTGAA ATACTATGATACATATCTCCCTTTTCTTTTGGAAGCATGCAATGATCAGAGTCCAGATGTCAGACAG GCTGCGGTTTATGGACTTGGTGTGTGCGCGGAATTTGGTGGTTCAGTTTTCAAACCTCTTGTTGGAG AATCTCTGTCAAGACTTAATGCTGTGATAAAACATCCAAACGCTCTTCAACCTGAGAATGTAATGGCATACGACAATGCGGTCTCCGCACTGGGAAAGATATGCCAATTCCATCGTGAAAGTATTGACTCAGCTCAG GTTGTTCCAGCTTGGTTGCATTGCTTACCTATAAAAGGTGACTTGATTGAAGCAAAAGTTGTACATGACCAGCTGTGTTCAATGGTTGAAAG GTCTGATAGAGAGCTGTTGGGGCCCAACAATCAGTACCTTCCTAAGATTGTTTCAGTTTTTGCTGAG GTTTTATGTGCCGGTAAGGATCTTGCAACAGAGCAAACAGCCGGCCGAATGGTTAATCTGTTGAGGCAGCTTCAACAGACACTACCACCGGCAACCCTGGCATCAACATGGTCGTCCTTGCAGCCCCAGCAACAGATGGCACTGCAATCCATTCTATCATCATAA
- the LOC116025429 gene encoding ethylene-responsive transcription factor RAP2-11-like yields MDIHLEKRRKGEGNGATNTKRKFAEPETTETHPPIYSPAKAVRQVKDLGFGVQAFKKRKSRETFPPIHSSPNTTLGKTQVGALGPGVQTVKKRKFVGVRQRPSGKWVAEIKNTTQKIRMWLGTFDTAEEAAQAYDEAACLLRGSNTRTNFLNHIPPNPALSLKIRNLLTQKQQNLNKTKTPNNLNKTPKPPTNPQTFPSQILGDNNAYKPNFILGELGYDHHPQTPFLTDFDTFLVTQHQSSSSTYETRSLQIPELEQMKVERQICGGSVYGAINGVNEYWENSLSDAFLDLPMICQMFCPT; encoded by the coding sequence ATGGACATCCATCTCGAGAAGCGGCGAAAGGGAGAGGGCAACGGAGCTACAAACACAAAGAGAAAGTTTGCAGAACCGGAGACCACTGAGACACATCCTCCAATTTATTCTCCTGCCAAGGCTGTAAGGCAAGTCAAAGATCTCGGCTTTGGAGTGCAAGCCTTCAAGAAGAGGAAGTCTAGGGAAACATTTCCACCAATTCACTCATCCCCCAACACGACTCTAGGGAAAACACAGGTGGGAGCGCTCGGGCCCGGGGTGCAGACCGTCAAGAAGAGGAAGTTCGTAGGGGTAAGGCAGAGGCCGTCGGGGAAATGGGTGGCGGAGATCAAGAACACAACACAAAAGATCAGAATGTGGTTGGGGACTTTTGACACAGCTGAGGAAGCTGCACAAGCCTATGATGAAGCTGCTTGTCTCCTCAGAGGATCCAACACAAGAACCAACTTCCTCAACCATATCCCTCCAAACCCAGCACTCTCCTTAAAGATCAGAAACCTCCTCAcccaaaaacaacaaaacctTAACAAAACCAAAACCCCCAACAACCTTAACAAAACCCCAAAACCCCCTACTAATCCCCAAACTTTCCCCTCTCAGATCCTTGGAGATAATAATGCATACAAGCCTAACTTCATCCTAGGAGAATTGGGATATGATCATCACCCACAAACACCATTCCTCACGGATTTCGACACGTTTCTCGTGACCCAACACCAATCATCCTCCAGTACATATGAGACCCGCAGTCTGCAGATTCCTGAGCTAGAACAGATGAAGGTGGAGAGGCAGATATGTGGAGGATCAGTGTATGGCGCCATTAATGGAGTGAATGAGTATTGGGAGAATTCTTTAAGTGATGCTTTCTTGGATCTTCCCATGATATGTCAAATGTTTTGCCCAACTTAA